Proteins co-encoded in one Oculatellaceae cyanobacterium genomic window:
- a CDS encoding type II toxin-antitoxin system HicB family antitoxin produces MQYKVKLKQSEEGYAVWCPALPGCWSQGETEAEALENIKDAIQSYLDTVDELTKNEESRYVEVG; encoded by the coding sequence ATGCAATACAAGGTCAAATTAAAGCAAAGTGAGGAAGGATATGCCGTTTGGTGTCCTGCTTTACCTGGTTGCTGGTCGCAAGGAGAAACAGAAGCAGAAGCGTTAGAAAATATCAAAGATGCTATTCAATCTTATCTTGATACTGTTGATGAATTAACAAAAAATGAAGAATCCCGTTATGTAGAAGTAGGATAA